A section of the Pseudorasbora parva isolate DD20220531a chromosome 2, ASM2467924v1, whole genome shotgun sequence genome encodes:
- the LOC137049638 gene encoding uncharacterized protein, protein MASEYQKSDRRIVHCLLCEKPQEILTTHLSRVCMKKNTPEERLKEVKRAKESAKAWTRQARNWDYKEMVKRYPHRPSRLALLEELHQRNFFVANAPNQADLVYEETSSSTAAVPTARDPSGAAGVSSGADSGVSVAEVSSSENSTTDPSDRTWQKEGPQAEKRRRVKEEVGSPTPDFDAFLQAFPVGITGQPPNKTQRANAGFPADRVFYDKWRALQYSKREQHLLSKCSRLAPTAVTVAKVIEAEGWTANHPCPEDVIAKWRPLSRAQAQSDPNIIRGVTKQKWSGLAVKDFGEQKVVVATKAFGKGSILCDFHGKVITGAEGREMAEMQDELGNLFFFKHGSEEVCIDAETFPCECHPSLETIGRWITHSRKNYNVQPLHCILKLQGGDRHVLLFQATKDIVKDEKIRFDHGIKKRFYCGKKVELEWLDV, encoded by the exons ATGGCATCTGAATA CCAGAAATCTGACCGCCGCATTGTTCACTGCTTGCTGTGTGAAAAACCACAGGAGATACTGACGACGCATCTGAGCAGAGTTTGCATGAAGAAAAATACACCCGAAGAACGGCTGAAGGAGGTGAAGAGGGCCAAGGAGTCTGCCAAGGCGTGGACACGGCAAGCAAGGAACTGGGACTACAAGGAAATGGTCAAACGTTACCCCCACAGACCATCCAGGCTGGCTCTTCTGGAAGAGCTGCACCAAAGAAACTTTTTTGTGGCTAATGCTCCTAATCAGGCAGACCTGGTGTACGAAGAGACGTCCAGCAGCACGGCTGCCGTTCCCACAGCTAGGGACCCTTCTGGAGCGGCCGGTGTCAGCTCTGGGGCGGACAGTGGCGTCTCTGTGGCAGAGGTTAGCAGCTCTGAAAACAGCACCACTGATCCAAGTGACCGGACATGGCAAAA AGAAGGCCCCCAGGCAGAGAAGAGAAGGCGAGTGAAAGAGGAGGTTGGCAGCCCAACACCAGACTTTGATGCTTTCCTACAGGCCTTCCCTGTAGGAATCACTGGCCAGCCACCCAACAAAACCCAAAGAGCAAACGCTGGGTTCCCTGCCGACCGAGTGTTTTATGACAAGTGGAGAGCGCTGCAGTACAGCAAGCGGGAGCAACATCTTTTGT CAAAATGCTCAAGACTTGCCCCGACTGCAGTGACGGTGGCTAAAGTCATAGAGGCAGAGGGGTGGACGGCCAATCATCCCTGCCCAGAGGACGTCATTGCAAAGTGGAGGCCGCTCAGCAGAGCACAGGCACAGAGTGACCCAAACATCATCAGGGGGGTGACCAAGCAGAAATGGTCGGGTCTGGCTGTGAAGGACTTTGGGGAGCAGAAAG TTGTTGTTGCAACCAAGGCCTTTGGGAAGGGCTCCATCCTGTGTGATTTCCACGGAAAAGTGATCACAGGTGCTGAGGGCAGGGAGATGGCAGAGATGCAGGACGAGCTGGGCAACCTGTTTTTCTTCAAACATGGCAGTGAGGAAGTCTGCATCGATGCGGAGACCTTCCCCTGCGAGTGCCACCCGTCTCTGGAAACCATAGGGAGATGGATTACACACTCCAGGAAGAACTACAACGTGCAGCCACTCCACTGCATACTGAAGCTTCAGGGAGGAGACAGGCACGTCCTACTCTTTCAGGCCACCAAGGACATTGTGAAAGATGAGAAGATCCGCTTTGACCACGGCATCAAGAAGAGGTTCTATTGTGGGAAGAAAGTGGAGCTGGAGTGGCTGGACGtctga